A region of Pongo pygmaeus isolate AG05252 chromosome 15, NHGRI_mPonPyg2-v2.0_pri, whole genome shotgun sequence DNA encodes the following proteins:
- the LOC129013157 gene encoding olfactory receptor 4E2 produces the protein MDSLNQTRVTEFVFLGLTDKWVLEMLFFMAFSAIYVLTLSGNILIIIATVFTPRLHTPMYFFLSNLSFIDICHSSVTVPKMLEGLLLERKTISFDNCITQLFFLHLFACAEIFLLIIMAYDRYMAICTPLHYPNVMNMRVCIQLVFALWLGGTVHSLGQTFLTSRLPYCGPNIIDSYFCDVPVVIKLACTDTYLTGILIVTNSGTISLSCFLAVVTSYTVILVSLRKHSAEGRQKALSTCSAHFMVVALFFGPCIFIYTRPDTSFSIDKVVSVFYTVVTPLLNPFIYTLRNDEVKSAMKQLRQRQVFFMKSYT, from the coding sequence ATGGACAGTCTAAACCAAACAAGAGTGACTGAATTTGTCTTCTTGGGACTCACTGATAAATGGGTGCTGGAGATGCTGTTTTTCATGGCATTCTCAGCCATTTATGTGCTAACGCTTTCGGGGAACATTCTCATCATCATTGCCACAGTCTTTACTCCACGTCTCCATACCCCCATGTATTTCTTCCTGAGCAATCTTTCCTTTATTGACATCTGCCACTCATCTGTCACTGTGCCGAAGATGTTGGAGGGTTTGCTTTTAGAGAGAAAGACCATTTCCTTTGACAACTGCATCACACAGCTCTTCTTCCTACATCTCTTTGCTTGTGCTGAGATCTTTCTGCTGATCATTATGGCGTATGATCGTTACATGGCtatctgcactccactccactaccccaATGTGATGAACATGAGAGTCTGTATACAGCTTGTCTTTGCTCTCTGGTTGGGCGGTACTGTTCACTCACTAGGGCAGACCTTCTTGACTAGTCGTCTACCTTACTGTGGCCCCAACATTATTGACAGCTACTTCTGTGATGTGCCTGTTGTTATCAAGCTGGCCTGCACAGATACATACCTTACAGGAATACTGATTGTGACCAATAGTGGAACCATCTCCCTCTCCTGTTTCTTGGCCGTGGTCACCTCCTATACGGTCATCTTGGTTTCTCTTCGAAAACACTCAGCTGAAGGGCGCCAGAAAGCCCTGTCTACCTGCTCGGCCCACTTCATGGTGGTTGCCCTCTTCTTTGGGCCATGTATCTTCATCTATACTCGGCCAGACACCAGCTTCTCCATTGACAAGGTGGTGTCTGTCTTCTACACAGTGGTCACCCCTTTGCTGAATCCCTTCATTTACACCTTGAGGAATGACGAGGTAAAAAGTGCCATGAAGCAGCTCAGGCAGAGACAAGTTTTTTTCATGAAATCATATACATAA